GACTGAAAAAACAAAAAAACAAGTTTAATCGGGATGTCCTGAAAAAGCAAGGAGTTTAACGCTTACATGCTGAGGTTTGCCAATTCATTTGCATTGTATTTTTTGATCTTAATTCCGGTCTGGATCGCCTTTTTTTACTGGGTCGGAAAAAATAAACAACGAGCCCTGGAACGGTTTGGAAATCTCCTGGCGTTGAAAAAGCTGATGATTTCCTACAGCGGGAAAAACCACCGCTGGAAGAATGCACTTTTGATTTCAAGCTACGCCTTTTTTATTCTGGCGCTGGCCCGACCGCAAATTGGCACCAAATTGGAAGAAGTAAAACGCAAAGGTGTGGATATTTTTGTGGCGATGGATGTGTCCCTTTCGATGAAGGCGGAGGACATCAAACCCAACCGCCTGGAGAAAGCCAAACACGAGGTGGCCAATTTAATTGACCACTTGCAGGGCGACCGCATCGGGTTGATTGCTTTTGCCGGAAATGCCTTCGTTCAGTGTCCGCTGACGCTGGATTATTCGGCCGCCAAAATGTTCCTGGACATTATGGACACCGACCTTATCCCTCAGCCGGGTACGAATATCGGAAAGGCCATTTCCGTCGCCATGAATTCCTTCGTCCAGAAGGAACGTAAGCACAAGGTCTTGATTATTATTACGGACGGCGAAAACCTGCAGGGCGACCCGATGAAAATGGCTGATGCTGCAGAGAAACAAGGCGTGGTGATTTACACCGTGGGAATCGGTTCACCCCAGGGGGTGCCCATTCCCCTCTACGACGCCAACGGAAAGAGTCTCGGGTTCAAACGAGATCAAAATGGCAATGTGGTGATGACGAAATTAGACGAAGTAACGCTGGAGAAGATTGCACTGCAAACGGGCGGAAAATACTACCACGCCACGTCCGGTGAAATGGAGCTGAATAAAATTTACGCGGATATTTCAAAGATGCAGAAAAAGGAATTGGCCTCCCGGATTTATTCGCAGTACGAGGACCGGTTCCAGTATTTTTTGGCCATAGGATTGGTTTTGTTACTTCTGGAGATGTTTATTCCCGAACGGCGAAAAATTAAGGCCGAATGGAAGGGACGGTTCGCATAAAAAATCTAAAAGTAAACATCAAAATGAAAAAATTAATAATCGTACAACTGTTGTTTCTGGTGTGTGCTCTTGCGTTTGGTACAAGTCTTCACGCGGATACGGCGCGGTCTCGTGTGAAAAAGGGAAATGAGGCGTTTAAGAACAAGAAATTTGATGAAGCGCTGAACAAATATCAGGATGCACTGCTGAAAAATCCCGAATCTCCGCTCATCCACTTTAATGTGGGTGATGCCCTGTATAAAAAGAAGAACTACAAAGAGGCCCTGAAATCCTATCAGAAAGCCCTGAACTCAAAAGATATTCACGTTCAGGAGCAGGCCTATTACAATTTGGGGAATTGCCTTTACAAACTGGGCAAATTGCCGGAAAGCATTTTATCGTACAAAGAAGCGCTCAAACTTGATCCGAACGATCGTGACGCCAAATACAATCTGGAATATGTTCGCCGCAAACTGAAGGAAAACGCCAAAAAGAAACCGCAGAACCGGCGGCAAAACCAGCAGCAGCAGAAACAACAACAACAGCAGCAACAGAAGCAAAATAATCAGAAGAATCAAAATCAACAGAAAAAACAACAGCAACAACAGAAACAGCAGCAACAAAAGCAGGGCCAACAGAAACAGCAGCAGAAGCAGCAGGCTCAGAAGCAGAAAAAGAATGAAATGAGCAAGAAGGATGCGGAACGCATTCTGAATGCGCTCAAAAATGATGAGAAAAAGCTTCAAAAGAAACGGCAGATGCACGCCCGGGGCGGTCGTGCCCGGGTGGCAAAAGATTGGTAACCGTGATGGAATCAATTGTGGCGTAAAATGAACGGAAGAAGACTTTTAAACGGTGTCGGATTGATTATCTGGCTTGTGGCTTCCCAGGCCTGGGCCGGGAACCTATCGGTCCGTGCCTATTTGAATCAGAACCGCATATCGGTGGGGCAGCAATTTTCCGTATCGGTGGAGGCATCCGGCAGCGGGGCCAGTAAAATATCGTCGCCGAAGCTTCCGGACATTTCAAAATTTGCTGATTTTATGGGAAGCAGCAGCTCTCAAAGCATTCAATTTATCAACGGCAGTATGTCCGTTTCAAAAACCCTGATTTACTATTATCGAGCAACCCGTGCGGGAGCTTTTACCATCCCTCCGATTGTGGTCAAAGTGAAGGGAAAAACGTACAAAACCAACCCGTTAACCCTTCTTATTCAAAGCCGAACGCCTTCACAACCGCCTCCTGTGGCGGGAGGGCAGCAGCCTTCGGCGAACCCCAGAACGGGTACAGGCGCGAAGAGCAGGTCGAACAGTACCCTTTTCCTGCGGGCCCTCGTGAACCGGCGGAAGGTTTACCAAAACGAGCCGGTTGTGGTCACCTTTCGGATTTACACGCGTGTATCGGTTACCGGTTACGGCGTTAAATCGCTTCCCAGAACGGAGGGGTTTTGGGCGGAAGACATTCCCTTACCTCCACGGCCTCAAACACGAAATGAGATTTTGAACGGCGTCAAATACGTCGTTGCCGATCTTAAAAAAATGGTACTTTTCCCAACCGCTCCCGGGAAAAAGGTGATTGATCCGATGGTGGTGACCTGCCAGGTGCAAATTCGGAATACCCGACGCTCCCGGGACATTTTTGATGATTTTTTTAATGACGATTTTTTTGGCAAGCAGGTGGAAAGGGACATCCAATCGCAGCCGATTACCATTACCGTGCTGCCCCTGCCGGAGGAAGGAAAACCGGCCGATTTTTCCGGGGCCGTGGGCACCTTTAACATGACGGCCAAACTCAGTAAGGATTCCGTGAAAGCAAATGAGGCGGTGACACTGACCGTCAAAATTTCGGGGACCGGAAATATTAAAATGCTCCCGGAACCCAAAGTGACCATCCCCCCGGATTTTGAGCGGTACGAACCCAAAA
The genomic region above belongs to Calditrichota bacterium and contains:
- a CDS encoding VWA domain-containing protein encodes the protein MLRFANSFALYFLILIPVWIAFFYWVGKNKQRALERFGNLLALKKLMISYSGKNHRWKNALLISSYAFFILALARPQIGTKLEEVKRKGVDIFVAMDVSLSMKAEDIKPNRLEKAKHEVANLIDHLQGDRIGLIAFAGNAFVQCPLTLDYSAAKMFLDIMDTDLIPQPGTNIGKAISVAMNSFVQKERKHKVLIIITDGENLQGDPMKMADAAEKQGVVIYTVGIGSPQGVPIPLYDANGKSLGFKRDQNGNVVMTKLDEVTLEKIALQTGGKYYHATSGEMELNKIYADISKMQKKELASRIYSQYEDRFQYFLAIGLVLLLLEMFIPERRKIKAEWKGRFA
- a CDS encoding tetratricopeptide repeat protein, producing MKKLIIVQLLFLVCALAFGTSLHADTARSRVKKGNEAFKNKKFDEALNKYQDALLKNPESPLIHFNVGDALYKKKNYKEALKSYQKALNSKDIHVQEQAYYNLGNCLYKLGKLPESILSYKEALKLDPNDRDAKYNLEYVRRKLKENAKKKPQNRRQNQQQQKQQQQQQQKQNNQKNQNQQKKQQQQQKQQQQKQGQQKQQQKQQAQKQKKNEMSKKDAERILNALKNDEKKLQKKRQMHARGGRARVAKDW
- a CDS encoding protein BatD, translated to MNGRRLLNGVGLIIWLVASQAWAGNLSVRAYLNQNRISVGQQFSVSVEASGSGASKISSPKLPDISKFADFMGSSSSQSIQFINGSMSVSKTLIYYYRATRAGAFTIPPIVVKVKGKTYKTNPLTLLIQSRTPSQPPPVAGGQQPSANPRTGTGAKSRSNSTLFLRALVNRRKVYQNEPVVVTFRIYTRVSVTGYGVKSLPRTEGFWAEDIPLPPRPQTRNEILNGVKYVVADLKKMVLFPTAPGKKVIDPMVVTCQVQIRNTRRSRDIFDDFFNDDFFGKQVERDIQSQPITITVLPLPEEGKPADFSGAVGTFNMTAKLSKDSVKANEAVTLTVKISGTGNIKMLPEPKVTIPPDFERYEPKITEKINRTATGVHGYKTFEYVLIPRFPGEQRIAPISFSYFNPVKKAYQTVHSPEFVVHVKPGAESVVSLGEGLSKEDVQLIGKDIRFIKTQPPEFQKINHFFYKTAFFWLIVFFPLIVLGGAFGYKRYQDRLTENVAFARSQKANQIAKKRLQNAKKMLAVDTQKEFFAEISRALLGFFGDKFNLPTAGIMTDEVEKLLRDRGVDEETIRRYLDCLRTCDFQRFAPANSTLEDMKRCFDDASQAIIRLEKVI